One segment of Eretmochelys imbricata isolate rEreImb1 chromosome 5, rEreImb1.hap1, whole genome shotgun sequence DNA contains the following:
- the GZMA gene encoding granzyme A gives MGLLFTLSASATIILLVIPGDSCVDIIGGYAVTPHSRPYMALIKGKQCCGGALIKENWVLTAAHCKIDTGTVILGAHSLSKKDKEQQIFKIARSIRYPCFNEQGKENDIMLLQLKQTAKINKAVKTIKLPNTDTDPKPGTNCQVAGWGIIKNRERKLSDILREVNITIIDRRTCNDQNHYNYKPIITMNMVCAGDKNGGKDSCVGDSGGPLICNGELKGITSFGKKNKCGAVQSPGVYTRLTKTHLLWIKKTIGGDL, from the exons ATGGGGCTTCTCTTCACTTTGTCTGCTTCTGCTACCATTATTCTCCTGGTAATTCctggag attcaTGTGTGGATATCATTGGAGGGTATGCAGTGACTCCACATTCAAGACCATATATGGCCCTAATCAAAGGGAAACAATGTTGTGGAGGAGCTTTGATCAAAGAGAATTGGGTGTTAACGGCAGCCCATTGTAAAAT TGATACAGGCACAGTTATTCTTGGAGCTCATTCACTTTCAAAGAAAGACAAAGAACAACAGATTTTTAAGATTGCAAGATCAATTCGCTACCCATGCTTTAATGAGCAGggaaaagaaaatgacattatgctTCTGCAG cttaaacaaacagcaaaaattaataaAGCTGTGAAAACCATTAAGCTACCTAACACAGACACTGATCCCAAACCAGGAACAAATTGCCAAGTAGCAGGATGGGGAATAATTAAGAATCGAGAGCGTAAACTTTCTGATATCCTGAGGGAAGTCAACATCACCATCATCGACAGAAGAACCTGCAATGATCAAAATCACTATAATTATAAACCCATTATAACTATGAACATGGTGTGTGCTGGAGACAAGAACGGAGGAAAAGACTCATGTGTT GGGGATTCTGGTGGTCCTTTGATATGTAATGGTGAATTGAAAGGCATCACCTCCTTTGGCAAGAAAAACAAGTGTGGTGCTGTTCAAAGCCCTGGTGTCTACACTCGTCTTACGAAGACGCATCTTCTCTGGATAAAGAAAACCATAGGGGGTGACTTATAG